A window of Oscillatoria nigro-viridis PCC 7112 contains these coding sequences:
- a CDS encoding siphovirus Gp157 family protein: protein MYLAKDLLARYSIQAVELWNQLETAETPEEEEAILKEIWENQTNQEIAADTQAELADQLDAEICAVKARLKHLVELHTEAIERLERWRSSLDKTLLQFHSMGVIPTEIVGISRHIRLKENPPSCEVLINPCELPTEYRTEKLVVTPNKRKIVADWKQGIPVDGTRIERKLRVEYGIVPSNLTSATEVISNRAAAPNTQENHSTITQNSRRKEKAIAKSADGSNKKMKARAG, encoded by the coding sequence ATGTATTTAGCCAAAGATTTGTTAGCCAGATATTCGATACAAGCAGTCGAACTCTGGAATCAATTGGAAACTGCTGAAACTCCCGAAGAAGAGGAGGCTATTCTTAAAGAAATCTGGGAAAACCAGACAAACCAGGAAATTGCTGCTGACACGCAAGCCGAACTAGCAGATCAACTAGATGCTGAAATTTGTGCCGTCAAAGCACGCTTAAAACATTTAGTAGAACTGCATACTGAGGCAATTGAACGACTGGAACGTTGGCGCAGCAGTCTGGATAAAACCCTGCTACAATTTCATTCAATGGGAGTAATTCCCACAGAGATTGTGGGGATCTCGCGTCACATCCGACTCAAGGAAAATCCGCCAAGTTGCGAAGTATTAATCAATCCTTGTGAATTGCCAACAGAGTACCGCACAGAAAAGCTAGTTGTTACACCCAACAAACGCAAAATCGTAGCGGATTGGAAACAAGGCATTCCCGTTGATGGCACTCGAATTGAGCGTAAACTCAGAGTTGAATACGGAATAGTACCATCAAATCTGACCTCTGCAACTGAGGTAATTTCTAATCGTGCTGCTGCACCAAATACTCAGGAAAATCATTCAACTATCACACAAAATAGTAGGCGAAAAGAAAAGGCGATCGCTAAAAGCGCTGATGGTTCTAACAAGAAAATGAAAGCACGAGCCGGCTAG
- the recG gene encoding ATP-dependent DNA helicase RecG, whose product MKLHSPICDLPGLNPSNYKMLERLGLATVRDLLLYFPRDYIKYRRVKIYQLKVGDSVTVVGKIEHQEVVSPPKNSRLTIQTIIVKDKTGKIACKRFFNHPYYQSKKWRNEQAATYVAGGIVAICGIVKADRYCGMALTSPEIRLIGLDEAKDTKNSIIPIYPLTKGVSNEIVQDAVTSALESAKLLNDPLPQEFRRQHGLMELQKAIANIHQPPDETKLEAARRRLVFDEFFYLQLSFLVRRHRLLARSALTKITPAGPLIQQFYSQLPFSLTSAQHRVINDILNDMTSKTPMNRLVQGDVGSGKTVVAVVAILAAIQSGYQAALMAPTEVLAQQHHRKIAAWFERLGVSVQLLTGSTKTAKRREIHAQLETGELSLLVGTHALLQEKVNFNKLGLVVIDEQHRFGVQQRQDLLNKGNRPHVLTMTATPIPRTLALTLHGDLDVSQIDELPPGRQKIHTKVLNKSASAYDLIRLEVLRGRQAYIILPLVEESEKLDLRAAVAEYDRLSAEIFPEFSVGLLHGRMTSAEKDEALKSFRDNKTQILVSTTVVEVGVDVPNATVILIDHADRFGLAQLHQLRGRVGRGSHRSYCLLLNTSKTAEAKARLEVLEKSTDGFFISEMDLRLRGPGVVMGYRQSGISEFALANILDDKDLLNLARYMAVAIVKSNPNLEGHPLMVAELKRRGLTSWDCTLN is encoded by the coding sequence ATGAAACTGCATTCACCCATTTGCGATCTGCCAGGGTTAAACCCAAGCAATTACAAAATGCTAGAAAGGCTGGGCCTTGCAACTGTACGAGACTTACTGCTCTACTTTCCCCGTGATTACATCAAGTATCGGCGAGTAAAAATTTATCAGTTGAAAGTAGGCGATTCAGTCACGGTTGTAGGTAAGATTGAACATCAGGAAGTAGTCAGTCCGCCTAAAAATTCTAGGCTAACAATTCAGACTATTATTGTCAAGGACAAAACCGGTAAAATAGCCTGCAAGCGTTTCTTCAACCACCCGTACTACCAATCAAAAAAGTGGAGGAACGAGCAAGCTGCCACCTATGTTGCTGGAGGCATTGTTGCTATATGTGGGATAGTCAAAGCCGATCGCTATTGCGGAATGGCATTAACTTCCCCTGAAATCCGATTAATCGGTCTAGACGAAGCCAAGGATACGAAAAATTCAATTATCCCAATTTATCCTTTGACAAAGGGAGTTAGCAACGAAATTGTCCAAGATGCAGTAACCTCAGCTTTGGAATCTGCCAAGCTGCTAAATGACCCCCTGCCGCAGGAGTTCAGACGACAACACGGTTTGATGGAATTACAGAAGGCGATCGCAAACATCCACCAGCCCCCAGACGAAACCAAACTAGAAGCTGCCCGCCGTCGCCTGGTATTTGATGAGTTTTTCTATCTCCAGCTATCGTTTCTCGTGCGTCGCCACCGACTTTTGGCGCGATCGGCTCTTACAAAAATAACTCCTGCTGGCCCTCTAATCCAACAGTTTTACTCTCAACTTCCCTTCTCGCTTACCTCAGCTCAACATAGGGTCATTAACGACATTCTCAACGACATGACTTCCAAAACGCCGATGAACCGACTGGTACAGGGGGATGTCGGTTCTGGTAAAACAGTTGTTGCTGTCGTTGCTATCCTCGCTGCCATCCAGTCTGGCTACCAAGCGGCACTTATGGCACCTACAGAAGTGCTAGCCCAACAGCATCACAGGAAGATTGCGGCGTGGTTTGAACGCCTTGGCGTTTCTGTTCAATTGCTGACGGGTTCTACCAAAACCGCCAAGCGCAGAGAAATCCACGCCCAATTAGAGACGGGTGAACTTTCACTATTGGTAGGAACTCACGCGCTTCTGCAAGAGAAGGTCAACTTCAACAAACTCGGTCTGGTAGTCATTGACGAACAGCACAGATTCGGGGTGCAACAGCGGCAGGATTTACTGAACAAGGGAAACAGACCTCATGTGCTGACGATGACCGCGACTCCTATTCCGCGTACTTTAGCACTGACCTTGCACGGGGATTTGGATGTCAGTCAGATTGACGAGTTACCGCCCGGTCGTCAGAAGATTCACACGAAAGTGCTTAATAAAAGCGCTTCAGCATACGATTTAATCCGCCTTGAGGTACTTCGAGGTCGTCAGGCGTACATCATCCTTCCCTTGGTGGAAGAATCGGAAAAGCTAGATTTGAGAGCAGCGGTAGCAGAATACGATCGACTCTCAGCAGAAATCTTCCCCGAATTTAGCGTAGGATTGCTGCACGGTCGGATGACATCAGCCGAGAAAGATGAAGCGCTCAAATCATTCCGCGACAACAAAACCCAGATACTCGTTTCCACCACTGTGGTTGAAGTGGGCGTGGATGTTCCAAATGCTACAGTTATTTTAATCGACCATGCCGATCGCTTTGGCTTGGCTCAACTGCACCAGTTAAGGGGTCGGGTTGGTCGGGGTTCGCACCGTTCCTATTGTCTGCTGCTCAATACCAGTAAAACAGCAGAAGCTAAGGCACGTCTTGAAGTGTTGGAAAAATCCACCGATGGGTTCTTTATTTCAGAGATGGATTTGCGGCTGCGTGGGCCAGGTGTTGTGATGGGCTATCGGCAGTCGGGAATTTCAGAATTTGCTCTGGCAAATATACTGGATGATAAGGATTTGCTGAATTTAGCTCGTTATATGGCAGTAGCGATCGTCAAAAGTAACCCGAATTTAGAGGGACATCCTTTGATGGTTGCAGAACTCAAAAGACGAGGGCTGACAAGTTGGGATTGCACTCTTAATTAA
- a CDS encoding relaxase/mobilization nuclease domain-containing protein: MIGKQKIGKTFTPLLNYLFSKEGASLIGGNMVGENVQELAAEFLFSKQLNPRVEKPVYHATLSVPDGEYIPDAKWRAIALDYLEGMGLDKNLFAIIRHTDRDHDHIHIAASRIKLDEQGTCVSDSWNYLRSEKLIQELEEKYDLTPASRSFDKERRSPTTGEHRRLARTGEISTREQLQTALDRATTDSPALALLIDRLVEQGISVKIEPTPAGELGISYKLGNIAFSGTHLGKAYTFKGLQKYRGVTYSANTDINVEAIPPLQERELNEILETENSKPNSDANNDSDADDCGEMRNSSIESNSSPIYWQTYSNIDRPEREGSSTGTSSETDKDSLISESEDVGKPDSPNERETSGFDSLNWESVRSNLIENACLPVELIDLLHDRGWIDADSLNRPVFQLRTLAGEYRGTCTLDANGKFSIDSHEEGSHQGGDNSEKGVFWIAVQNNIERAIIASNPVELLSVIALDPDFNKRPTLYLSIDAVSSLPTGFLKEVETIVVGFKGDRDGDRLSKEIIETFPQSKRINPGFAGWNAILASQEQENENAFNDRDEAIDRNFGIILD, encoded by the coding sequence ATGATTGGCAAGCAGAAAATCGGTAAAACTTTTACCCCATTGCTCAATTACCTCTTCTCCAAAGAAGGAGCTTCACTGATTGGAGGAAATATGGTAGGAGAAAATGTCCAGGAATTAGCTGCTGAGTTTCTGTTCTCCAAACAACTCAACCCTAGAGTTGAAAAACCAGTTTACCATGCGACCTTAAGCGTGCCGGATGGCGAGTATATCCCTGATGCCAAATGGCGGGCGATCGCCCTAGATTACCTAGAAGGAATGGGACTGGATAAAAATCTGTTTGCTATCATCCGCCATACCGACCGCGACCACGACCACATTCACATTGCAGCCAGCCGTATCAAATTGGATGAGCAAGGAACTTGCGTATCAGATAGCTGGAACTATCTACGCAGCGAAAAATTGATTCAAGAATTGGAAGAAAAGTATGACTTGACACCAGCTTCCCGCAGTTTTGATAAAGAACGCCGTTCTCCCACGACTGGCGAACACCGACGGTTAGCAAGAACGGGGGAAATCAGCACGCGGGAACAACTGCAAACAGCACTAGATAGAGCAACCACTGACAGTCCTGCGCTCGCTCTTTTGATTGACCGACTCGTTGAACAAGGCATTAGTGTAAAAATAGAACCTACCCCCGCAGGCGAATTAGGGATTAGCTACAAATTAGGCAATATTGCTTTTAGCGGCACTCATTTAGGCAAAGCTTACACCTTCAAGGGGCTGCAAAAATACAGAGGAGTCACTTACTCTGCTAATACTGACATAAATGTGGAAGCCATTCCCCCATTGCAAGAGCGAGAATTGAACGAAATTTTGGAAACAGAAAACTCTAAACCAAATAGCGACGCGAACAATGATAGTGATGCTGATGACTGCGGCGAAATGAGGAACAGCAGCATCGAGAGCAATTCTTCACCAATATACTGGCAGACCTACTCTAATATTGACAGGCCAGAGCGAGAAGGAAGCAGCACAGGGACTTCCTCAGAAACCGACAAAGATTCTCTAATCTCTGAGTCAGAAGATGTAGGCAAACCCGACTCGCCCAACGAGCGCGAAACATCGGGGTTCGACTCACTTAACTGGGAGTCTGTACGAAGCAATTTAATAGAAAATGCTTGTCTGCCAGTCGAATTAATCGACCTCCTACACGACAGGGGATGGATAGACGCAGACAGCCTGAACCGCCCTGTATTCCAACTCCGCACTCTTGCAGGAGAGTACAGAGGAACCTGCACCTTAGACGCCAATGGAAAATTTTCCATTGACAGTCATGAGGAAGGCTCACATCAAGGAGGCGACAACAGTGAGAAGGGAGTTTTCTGGATAGCGGTTCAAAACAATATTGAAAGAGCCATTATTGCCAGCAACCCGGTAGAACTCCTGTCGGTAATTGCCTTAGATCCAGATTTCAATAAGAGGCCGACTTTATACTTAAGCATTGATGCGGTTTCTTCGCTGCCAACCGGCTTTCTTAAGGAAGTAGAAACTATAGTAGTCGGCTTCAAAGGAGATCGAGACGGCGATCGACTGTCAAAAGAAATTATTGAAACATTCCCTCAATCAAAGCGAATCAATCCAGGCTTTGCCGGCTGGAACGCAATCTTAGCATCTCAAGAGCAAGAAAACGAAAATGCTTTTAACGATCGTGATGAAGCAATCGATCGCAATTTTGGCATAATTTTGGATTAA